A single genomic interval of Flavihumibacter rivuli harbors:
- a CDS encoding S41 family peptidase: MKRFFVHLALIALVFTACKKESDNPGGGNTGGGGTTVTEADKIKDTTLLYTRDIYLWYNQIPGSFNPRSYADPNAIMEAIRTYSNEPGFTGPVDRWSFAVKQAEWDNISGGIAGDKGLGIFFRTSDDLRVSYVEKDGPAGKAGVERSWRITRINGNSNINTTDASINFIVNAIYGSSPATVNFTKPDGTTTEITLTNTTYKEKPIILDTVYTINGKKTGYFVLNSFLGDQTEIAAGFEQSFAKFATAGVTEMVVDLRYNGGGYVALQELLANYLAPASADGKVMYRETFNDKYSQYNETVNFAKKGAVNPTRIFFIISQNTASASEAVINVMKPVTDVKVIGPRNSNGKPVGYFPIPIGDWYIFPVSIRIVNQLNQGSYFNGFTPDSRVPDGLDKKWGDITEDCLGSAVKYIGTGSFRAVPADRDAEFKERLAAYEKMKVHKVQALVEDRSGFIPR, from the coding sequence ATGAAACGTTTCTTTGTGCACCTGGCCTTGATCGCACTGGTATTTACCGCCTGTAAGAAGGAGTCAGATAACCCTGGAGGTGGCAATACCGGTGGGGGAGGAACCACCGTAACTGAAGCTGATAAAATAAAGGATACCACCCTCCTTTATACCCGTGACATTTACCTGTGGTACAACCAGATCCCAGGTAGTTTCAACCCCCGTTCCTATGCCGATCCCAATGCCATCATGGAAGCGATCCGCACTTATAGCAATGAACCTGGTTTTACCGGGCCGGTTGACAGGTGGAGTTTCGCAGTTAAGCAAGCAGAATGGGACAATATCAGTGGCGGTATTGCCGGTGATAAGGGCTTAGGTATCTTCTTCAGGACATCCGATGACCTGAGGGTTTCTTATGTAGAAAAAGATGGACCTGCAGGCAAGGCAGGCGTTGAGCGCAGCTGGAGGATCACCAGGATCAATGGCAATTCCAACATCAACACCACTGATGCCAGTATCAACTTTATCGTAAATGCCATCTATGGCAGTAGCCCGGCGACCGTTAATTTCACGAAGCCTGACGGCACCACAACTGAGATCACCCTGACGAATACGACATATAAGGAAAAGCCGATCATTCTGGATACAGTATATACCATCAATGGAAAGAAGACAGGTTATTTCGTACTGAACTCCTTCCTTGGCGACCAGACAGAGATAGCCGCTGGTTTTGAACAATCCTTTGCCAAGTTTGCCACGGCAGGGGTTACTGAAATGGTGGTGGACCTTCGCTACAATGGAGGAGGTTATGTAGCCCTTCAGGAACTGTTGGCCAATTACCTCGCCCCAGCCTCAGCCGATGGCAAGGTGATGTACAGGGAAACCTTCAATGACAAGTATTCCCAGTATAATGAAACGGTGAATTTTGCCAAGAAGGGTGCGGTGAATCCCACCAGGATATTCTTTATCATTTCCCAGAATACGGCATCTGCATCAGAAGCCGTGATCAATGTGATGAAGCCGGTAACTGATGTGAAAGTGATCGGGCCAAGAAACTCCAATGGTAAGCCGGTTGGGTATTTCCCCATTCCCATTGGCGACTGGTATATTTTCCCGGTTTCCATCCGCATCGTGAACCAGTTGAACCAGGGTAGTTACTTCAATGGCTTTACTCCCGATAGCAGGGTTCCGGATGGGTTGGATAAGAAATGGGGCGATATTACCGAAGATTGCCTCGGCAGCGCGGTGAAATATATTGGAACCGGCTCCTTCAGGGCAGTACCTGCCGACAGGGATGCAGAATTCAAGGAGCGGCTGGCCGCATACGAAAAAATGAAAGTACATAAGGTCCAGGCCCTGGTTGAAGACCGGTCAGGATTTATCCCCAGATAA
- a CDS encoding pyruvate dehydrogenase complex E1 component subunit beta: MARSIAFREALREAMNEEMRRDERVFLMGEEVAEYNGAYKVSQGMLDEFGPKRVIDTPISELGFAAVAVGAAQNGLRPVVEFMTWNFAVLAMDQILNTASKMLAMSGGQISCPIVFRGPNGSAGQLGAQHSTAFESYYANIPGIKVVSPSNGYDAKGLLKQAIRFEEDPVVFMESEQMYGDKSEVPEEEYYIPLGKADVKKAGRDVTIVSFNKMMKVALGAAAELEKEGVSAEVIDLRTIRPLDWMTILESVKKTNRLVIVEEQWPFASVSSEISYRIQKEGFDYLDAPIRRITAADAPLHYAPNLVTAALPDVARTVKLVKDVMYMKK; the protein is encoded by the coding sequence ATGGCAAGATCAATCGCATTTAGAGAAGCCCTCAGGGAGGCCATGAACGAGGAAATGCGTCGCGATGAGCGTGTTTTCCTTATGGGTGAAGAAGTGGCCGAATACAATGGTGCCTATAAGGTTAGCCAGGGTATGCTTGATGAATTCGGCCCCAAAAGGGTAATCGATACGCCTATTTCTGAACTCGGTTTCGCTGCCGTGGCAGTTGGTGCTGCCCAGAACGGCCTGCGCCCTGTAGTTGAATTCATGACCTGGAACTTTGCCGTATTGGCCATGGACCAGATCCTGAATACAGCCTCCAAAATGCTGGCCATGAGTGGCGGACAGATCTCTTGTCCCATCGTATTCCGCGGCCCCAATGGCTCTGCCGGACAATTAGGTGCCCAGCACTCTACTGCTTTTGAAAGCTATTATGCCAATATTCCCGGTATCAAGGTGGTTTCCCCCAGCAATGGCTATGATGCCAAGGGATTGCTGAAACAAGCCATCCGCTTCGAGGAAGACCCGGTTGTGTTCATGGAAAGTGAGCAGATGTACGGCGATAAATCTGAGGTACCTGAAGAAGAATATTATATTCCTCTGGGTAAGGCTGATGTAAAGAAGGCCGGCCGTGACGTGACCATCGTTTCTTTCAATAAGATGATGAAAGTAGCCCTGGGTGCTGCTGCAGAACTGGAGAAGGAAGGTGTTAGCGCAGAAGTGATCGACCTTCGTACCATTCGTCCACTCGACTGGATGACCATCCTGGAAAGTGTGAAGAAGACCAACAGGCTGGTGATCGTTGAAGAACAATGGCCATTCGCTTCTGTTTCTTCAGAAATTTCATACCGCATCCAGAAGGAAGGATTCGATTACCTCGATGCCCCGATCCGTCGGATTACCGCTGCGGATGCACCGCTTCACTATGCCCCTAACCTTGTTACCGCTGCATTACCCGATGTAGCCAGGACCGTAAAGCTGGTGAAGGATGTAATGTACATGAAGAAGTGA
- a CDS encoding sigma-54-dependent transcriptional regulator: MSNILIIDDERAIRKTLGEILSYEGYKIDEASDGEEGLKKFREKTYDVVLCDIKMPKLDGIEFLEKAREANPDVPIIMISGHGTIETAVEAVKKGAFDYISKPPDLNRLLITLRNAMDKTTLVTETKVLKRKVGRVQEMIGDSPAIMRIKETVDKVAPTEARVLITGENGVGKELVARWLHEKSNRSGGPLIEVNCAAIPGELIESELFGHEKGSFTSAIKQRIGKFEQANGGTLFLDEIGDMSLSAQAKVLRALQEGKITRVGGDKEIAVDVRVIAATNKDLLKEVEDKNFRLDLYHRLSVILIHVPSLNERREDIPALVDRFLENICAEYGIAKKEIERDALDALKNYNWTGNIRELRNVVERLVILSGKSITREDVVNNVVPRK, encoded by the coding sequence ATGTCAAACATTCTGATCATAGACGATGAAAGGGCCATCAGGAAAACACTGGGAGAGATCCTTTCCTACGAAGGATATAAGATAGATGAAGCCTCCGATGGGGAAGAAGGCCTGAAAAAGTTCAGGGAAAAAACCTACGACGTGGTTTTGTGTGATATCAAGATGCCGAAACTGGATGGCATTGAATTCCTGGAGAAGGCCCGGGAGGCCAATCCGGATGTTCCCATCATCATGATCTCCGGTCACGGCACCATTGAAACTGCTGTGGAAGCTGTGAAGAAAGGGGCATTCGATTATATCTCCAAGCCACCAGACCTTAACAGGCTGCTGATCACCCTCAGGAATGCTATGGATAAAACAACCCTGGTAACGGAAACTAAAGTCCTGAAACGAAAAGTAGGAAGGGTGCAGGAAATGATCGGCGATTCACCCGCCATCATGCGTATCAAGGAAACCGTTGACAAAGTGGCCCCAACTGAAGCAAGGGTGCTCATTACAGGGGAAAACGGGGTTGGTAAGGAATTAGTGGCGCGCTGGCTGCATGAAAAGAGCAACAGGTCGGGTGGTCCATTGATCGAAGTGAATTGTGCCGCTATTCCGGGAGAATTGATCGAAAGTGAATTGTTCGGTCATGAAAAAGGTTCCTTTACCTCAGCCATCAAACAACGCATCGGAAAATTTGAACAAGCCAACGGAGGGACACTCTTCCTCGACGAAATTGGCGATATGAGCCTGAGTGCCCAGGCTAAAGTGCTTCGGGCGCTGCAGGAAGGCAAGATCACAAGGGTTGGTGGCGACAAGGAAATAGCTGTTGATGTAAGAGTTATAGCCGCCACTAATAAAGACCTGCTTAAGGAAGTAGAGGATAAGAACTTCAGGCTTGACCTTTACCACAGGCTAAGTGTGATCCTGATCCATGTGCCTTCGCTTAATGAACGCCGTGAGGATATCCCGGCCCTTGTTGACAGGTTCCTGGAAAACATTTGTGCAGAATATGGCATAGCCAAAAAAGAGATCGAGAGGGATGCCCTGGACGCATTAAAGAACTATAACTGGACAGGAAACATCAGGGAATTGCGCAATGTGGTGGAACGACTGGTCATCCTCTCCGGAAAATCCATTACACGTGAAGATGTGGTGAACAATGTGGTTCCCCGAAAATGA
- a CDS encoding MerR family transcriptional regulator, which translates to MHHFTISDIEQLTGIKAHTIRVWEQRYSICTGKRKESGHRFYDDEDLKKILRLAYLYHNGVKISALAEMKEDELSSVALSLSPQGQFDVFINQLLEVTQTFDQYNFEKLLHMIILHLGFEKTILEVVYPYLERIGLLWLTDNAIPAQEHFASNLIQKKLIVAIDGLDAPPPGAKRIILLFTPPGEAHELPLLFMHYLMKKNGNRVIYLGKEVPVEVIEAFTRRFEVTHLYFHLITHLQETDPAGYIRSLVTAFPAIKITGSGPALAKMDDQPAGFSLLSSMSAMLKFAKAS; encoded by the coding sequence ATGCATCATTTCACAATCAGCGATATTGAACAGCTAACCGGTATCAAGGCCCATACCATCAGGGTATGGGAGCAGCGCTATAGTATTTGTACCGGTAAGCGGAAGGAAAGCGGGCATCGTTTTTACGATGATGAAGACCTGAAAAAGATCCTGCGCCTGGCCTACCTGTACCATAATGGGGTGAAAATTTCAGCGCTTGCTGAAATGAAAGAGGATGAATTGAGTTCTGTCGCCCTCTCCCTTTCCCCCCAGGGGCAGTTCGATGTGTTCATCAACCAATTGCTGGAAGTTACCCAAACCTTTGACCAGTACAACTTCGAGAAGTTGTTGCATATGATCATCCTCCACCTGGGCTTTGAAAAGACCATACTGGAGGTTGTTTATCCCTACCTGGAACGGATAGGGCTATTGTGGTTAACCGATAATGCCATACCGGCGCAGGAACATTTTGCCAGCAACCTGATCCAGAAAAAACTGATCGTGGCGATCGATGGCCTGGATGCACCACCGCCAGGGGCAAAACGCATTATCCTGTTGTTCACTCCTCCTGGTGAAGCGCATGAATTACCCTTGTTATTCATGCATTACCTGATGAAGAAGAATGGTAACAGGGTGATCTATCTTGGCAAGGAGGTTCCTGTGGAAGTTATTGAAGCCTTCACCAGGAGATTTGAGGTTACCCATTTGTACTTCCACCTGATCACCCATTTGCAAGAGACCGATCCCGCTGGGTACATCAGGTCACTGGTTACCGCTTTTCCAGCCATTAAGATAACCGGCTCCGGACCTGCCTTAGCAAAAATGGATGACCAACCGGCAGGATTCAGCCTGTTGTCATCCATGAGTGCTATGTTGAAGTTCGCTAAAGCTTCCTGA
- the lepB gene encoding signal peptidase I, which translates to MTTNQILIVALISLLLVILPAIGLAKMFKKAGVAEWKAFVPFYNTWVMLEVAKRPKHWFFWQFIPVVGWFVTMGIFIEWVKCFGKFAFWEHALTCLLPFAYFPYVGFDKNSRYIGPEGVKLYKKSAIREWVDAAIFAIVAATIIRTFVFEAYTIPTGSMEKTLLINDFLFVSKISYGPRVPGTPLSIPFMHHTIPGTNARSYSELIQIPYSRWFESPVKRNDVVVFNFPTGDTVINKPEFQSQDPYYDVARRLGNGSLDAGRKIILGDPDTYPLVIRPVDKRENYIKRCVAIAGDTLEVRDGNVYINGQPGFIPPHSQITYEIETNGQPLNAEVMKEDYNIDIENPEEFAAMNGNKYVMLLTAEAVEKLKASGLARNITPQLISPSQVDSRMWGNVCFPYDTLHKWTIDYFGPIWIPAKGATLTLTPANYSLYERAIRVYEGNKLEQKNGQFFINDKATNQYTFKMNYYWMMGDNRHGSQDSRFWGFVPEDHIVGEASIIWMSLNNGIRWNRLFKTIK; encoded by the coding sequence ATGACAACGAATCAAATCCTGATCGTAGCATTGATTTCCCTTTTACTGGTGATCCTACCCGCCATTGGCCTTGCAAAAATGTTCAAAAAGGCCGGGGTTGCGGAATGGAAAGCCTTCGTTCCCTTCTATAATACCTGGGTGATGTTGGAGGTGGCCAAACGCCCCAAACACTGGTTCTTCTGGCAATTCATCCCCGTTGTCGGCTGGTTTGTTACCATGGGCATTTTTATCGAATGGGTAAAATGTTTTGGCAAATTTGCCTTCTGGGAGCATGCGCTTACCTGCCTTCTTCCTTTTGCCTATTTCCCTTATGTAGGTTTTGACAAAAACTCCCGATACATAGGTCCGGAAGGTGTAAAACTTTATAAGAAATCTGCCATCAGGGAATGGGTGGATGCAGCCATATTCGCAATTGTTGCCGCTACCATCATCAGGACCTTTGTTTTCGAGGCCTATACCATTCCAACCGGCTCAATGGAAAAGACCCTGCTCATCAATGACTTTCTATTTGTAAGCAAGATCAGTTATGGTCCAAGGGTGCCAGGTACCCCCTTGTCCATACCTTTTATGCATCATACCATACCTGGAACCAATGCAAGGTCTTACAGTGAACTGATACAGATCCCCTACAGCCGCTGGTTTGAAAGTCCTGTCAAGAGAAATGACGTGGTCGTTTTCAATTTCCCAACCGGTGATACCGTGATCAATAAACCCGAATTCCAGTCGCAGGACCCTTATTACGATGTAGCTAGGAGATTAGGCAATGGAAGTCTGGATGCAGGCCGAAAGATCATCCTGGGTGACCCGGATACCTACCCGCTGGTCATCAGGCCGGTTGATAAAAGGGAGAATTACATCAAGCGCTGTGTGGCCATTGCCGGGGATACCCTGGAAGTACGAGATGGTAATGTATATATCAACGGCCAGCCAGGGTTCATTCCGCCCCATTCCCAGATCACTTATGAAATTGAGACCAATGGGCAACCCCTCAATGCGGAAGTAATGAAGGAGGATTACAATATCGATATTGAGAACCCTGAAGAGTTTGCTGCGATGAATGGCAATAAGTATGTGATGCTGCTTACAGCAGAGGCAGTTGAAAAACTGAAGGCTTCCGGACTGGCCAGGAACATTACACCGCAATTGATCAGCCCTTCGCAGGTTGATTCCAGGATGTGGGGAAATGTATGTTTCCCTTACGACACGCTGCACAAATGGACCATTGATTACTTTGGTCCCATCTGGATTCCGGCAAAGGGAGCAACCTTAACCCTTACGCCTGCCAATTATTCACTTTATGAACGCGCCATCCGCGTATACGAGGGGAATAAACTGGAACAGAAGAATGGCCAGTTCTTCATCAATGACAAAGCCACCAACCAGTATACTTTCAAGATGAATTATTACTGGATGATGGGGGATAACCGTCATGGTTCACAGGATAGTCGTTTCTGGGGATTTGTTCCGGAAGACCATATAGTAGGGGAGGCTTCCATCATCTGGATGAGCCTGAATAACGGCATCCGGTGGAACAGGTTGTTCAAGACAATTAAATAA
- a CDS encoding cytidine deaminase has translation MKKETYQFKYTVYDSIKDLSEEDAWLLAEAREVTENAYAPYSNFHVGAVAKLVNGEIVAGSNQENASFPVGLCAERVLLAAAASLYPKIPIETMAISYRSSVVESDHPISPCGICRQSLQEYEQRVKHPIRLILGGMEGKVYIIEKASMLLPLSFTSEDLQ, from the coding sequence ATGAAAAAAGAGACCTATCAATTCAAGTATACCGTTTACGATTCCATAAAAGACCTTTCAGAGGAAGATGCCTGGTTGCTGGCGGAAGCAAGGGAGGTTACTGAAAATGCCTATGCGCCCTATTCCAATTTCCATGTTGGGGCAGTGGCCAAACTGGTGAATGGCGAGATCGTTGCAGGCTCCAACCAGGAAAATGCTTCCTTCCCGGTAGGGTTATGCGCAGAGCGGGTACTGCTGGCAGCAGCAGCTTCGCTTTACCCGAAAATACCCATTGAAACCATGGCCATCAGCTACCGAAGCTCGGTCGTAGAATCAGACCATCCGATCTCACCTTGTGGGATTTGCCGCCAATCCCTGCAGGAATACGAGCAAAGGGTTAAGCACCCCATACGATTGATCCTGGGAGGAATGGAAGGGAAGGTATACATCATTGAAAAGGCCAGCATGCTATTGCCCCTTTCCTTTACCAGTGAAGACCTGCAATGA
- a CDS encoding tRNA-binding protein, producing MEISWSDFEKIDIRVGTIVKAEPFPKARKPAYQLSIDFGELGIKRSSAQITALYSIEDLVGKQVIAVVNFPPKQIANFISECLVLGIYNEQNDVVLLQPERPVGNGHKIG from the coding sequence ATGGAGATCAGTTGGAGTGATTTCGAAAAGATCGATATCCGTGTAGGCACAATAGTTAAAGCAGAGCCCTTCCCCAAGGCCAGGAAGCCGGCCTATCAATTGAGTATCGATTTCGGTGAATTGGGTATAAAGCGATCCTCAGCACAGATCACTGCATTGTATTCAATAGAAGACCTTGTGGGAAAACAGGTAATTGCTGTGGTGAATTTTCCTCCCAAGCAAATAGCCAATTTCATCAGTGAGTGCCTTGTCCTTGGTATATACAATGAGCAGAACGACGTTGTATTGCTACAACCGGAAAGGCCAGTTGGAAATGGTCATAAGATCGGGTGA
- a CDS encoding Gfo/Idh/MocA family protein, which yields MPSASNSRRKFIRNSSVAAASFFIVPRHVLGKGFVAPSDKLNVAGIGAGGKGQSDIAEFFKTGKVNIVALCDVDDRASATSRKNFPKANYYKDFREMLEKEKNNIDAVSISTPDHTHANATLAAMQLGKHVYTQKPLTHDIYEARLLTDAAKRYKVVTQMGNQGGSGDGVRKAKELFDAGLIGEVHTVHAWTNRPVWPQGIPTPTGNHEVPKELNWDLWLGPAKYIDYNPAYVPFNWRGWWAFGTGALGDMACHIMDPVFRLLPIDYPNSVECSVVNSWKNFFVEGNFVDSCPPASIIHLNYPRKDGKGNIKVSWYDGGLLPQRPDELLPEEAFGNWDGGALFIGTKGKMLVDCYGDNPRLLPTKLMKETTLPQPSIARVPEGHYAQWVNACIAGYGKATTSSPFEFAGPFTESILIGNLAIRSWMLVNPKMKGWGDKYMGRKTLLWDARNMRITNFEEANQFVKLDRRPGWELSL from the coding sequence ATGCCTTCAGCATCCAATTCCAGGAGAAAGTTCATCAGGAATTCCTCAGTAGCAGCTGCCAGCTTCTTTATTGTTCCGAGGCATGTCCTCGGTAAGGGATTTGTTGCCCCATCCGACAAACTCAATGTAGCGGGTATAGGGGCGGGAGGTAAAGGACAGAGTGATATCGCAGAGTTTTTCAAAACAGGAAAAGTGAATATTGTAGCGCTTTGCGATGTAGATGACAGGGCTTCTGCCACTTCCCGAAAAAATTTCCCCAAGGCCAATTATTACAAGGATTTCCGCGAGATGCTGGAAAAGGAAAAGAATAATATTGACGCGGTCTCCATTTCCACACCCGACCATACCCATGCCAATGCCACCCTTGCTGCCATGCAGTTGGGCAAGCATGTGTATACGCAAAAGCCCCTGACCCATGATATCTATGAGGCAAGGTTACTAACGGATGCGGCTAAACGCTATAAGGTAGTGACCCAAATGGGTAACCAGGGCGGAAGCGGGGATGGGGTAAGAAAGGCAAAGGAGTTGTTCGACGCCGGCCTTATTGGTGAAGTACATACGGTACATGCCTGGACCAACAGGCCGGTATGGCCACAAGGTATTCCCACACCCACAGGCAACCATGAAGTACCCAAGGAGCTGAATTGGGACCTCTGGCTTGGCCCGGCAAAATATATTGATTATAACCCGGCCTATGTACCTTTCAACTGGCGCGGATGGTGGGCATTTGGAACAGGGGCGCTGGGTGATATGGCCTGCCATATCATGGACCCGGTATTCCGTCTTTTACCTATCGATTATCCCAACTCAGTTGAGTGTTCAGTGGTGAATTCCTGGAAGAACTTTTTCGTGGAAGGTAATTTTGTAGACAGTTGCCCACCAGCTTCCATCATCCACCTCAACTATCCAAGGAAGGATGGGAAAGGGAATATCAAGGTCTCCTGGTACGATGGTGGCTTATTACCCCAGCGACCCGATGAATTATTGCCGGAAGAAGCATTTGGCAACTGGGATGGAGGAGCCCTCTTCATTGGCACCAAGGGTAAGATGCTGGTTGATTGCTATGGCGACAATCCAAGGTTACTGCCCACCAAACTGATGAAGGAAACCACCCTTCCCCAACCCAGTATTGCAAGGGTACCTGAAGGTCATTATGCCCAATGGGTGAATGCCTGCATCGCCGGTTACGGTAAAGCTACTACCAGTTCACCATTTGAATTTGCCGGTCCCTTTACCGAAAGTATCCTGATCGGTAACCTGGCCATCAGGAGTTGGATGCTGGTGAATCCCAAGATGAAGGGATGGGGTGATAAGTATATGGGGCGTAA